The Gemmatimonadota bacterium genomic sequence CGGTCAGCATCATGAAACCGTTGTCGGCGTTGATCGTCTTGCCCATCGGATCTACTTCACCGAAGTATTTTCGGGCCGTATCTTCGCTGATCACCACAGAGTAGGGCGCTTCCAGGGCCGTTCGGGAGTCGCCGCGGATCAGCGGAAAGGTAAAGATGTCGAATAGCGCATTGTCGGCCCAGTAGACCCGGTTTTCATAGTAGATCTTTTCTTCGTGTTTCATGAGCCATGTACCGGTTGTCGGGAGCAGCCGGACATAACCCAGGATCTCGGGGAAATCATCCTGAAGCGCCGGGCCCACGGGCGGAGGCGTCCGGGCATCGTTGTTGACCGCCACCCTGTATATGCGATCCGCCTTCTCATGATAGCGGTCGTAACTGAGTTCGAAGCGGACATAGAGGAAGATCAGCATGGCGCAGACCATCCCGACGGCCAGACCGAGGACGTTGATGGCCGTGTAGCCTTTCTGCCTTGTCCAATGGCGGATCGCTATGGTTATGTAGCTCTTGAGCACTCGAAGACCCTGTTGACAGGGTAGTGGTTGGATGTCAATTGAGTCGGTTAATGATACCTAATTCGAGATGCACAATGTATATTCCATTTCGCCTTTGATCTATTTGATTTAATCTCGTGAACGAAATGAAGGTGTATCAGCCAATCGGCACGCAACAGGGAGTACTCGTAATGTCAGAACCCGCAATAAAGACCACCGTGGTCGGCAGCTATCCCATCCCGGACTGGCTGGCGGCCTATCCCACCACACCCAACCTGATCGACGCGGCCAAGGTGATCCTGAAGACCCAGGAACTGGCCGGGATCGACGTACTCACCGACGGGGAACTGTCCCGCTTCGACGTCGGCCACCCGGAGACCAACGGGATGATCGAGTACTTCATCCGGCCCATGTCCGGGATTACGACGGAGGTTTCGCGCGAAATCCTCGCCGATTTCCGGAAGCGGGAGGGCATGGCTTTCCGCAGCACACCCGGCGGTATCGTACGTGGCAAAATCGGGGAAGGCGCGCTCAACCTGCCGGCCGCCTGGCAGTCGATGCGATCGCTCACGGACCGCACGCTCAAGTTCACCGTCACCTCTCCCTACATGCTGGCCAAGACGCTCCTGGACGAGCACTACGGCGATCTGCGTGCCATGACGATGGACATCGCCGAGGTGCTGCGCAGGCAGGTCGCCGAAATCGACGCGCCGATCCTGCAGGTGGACGAGGCCAACCTGACCGGCCATCCCGAGGACGCGGGCTGGGCCCACGAACCCGTCAACCACGTGCTCGGCGCGGTGAAGGGCGAGAAGGGACTGCACCTCTGCTTCGGCAACTACGGCGGCCAGAGCATCCAGGCCGGCCTGTGGAACGACCTGATGGGATTCCTGAACAACCTGGACGTCGACCATCTCGTCCTGGAGTTCGCGAGGCGGGGTTACGACGAACTGCCCATGTTCAGGGATCTGCGCGCGGACATCGCGCTGGGCGTGGGCGTGGTCGACATCAAGGACAACGGCGTGGAATCGCCTGACGAGGTCGCCCGCCGCATCGAACACTCCATCGACGTGCTCGGAGCTGAGCGCGTGCGCTGGGTGCACCCCGACTGTGGCTTCTGGATGCTGCCCCGGAGCGTGGCGGACCGCAAGATGGCCAGCCTGGTGGCCGGGCGGGATCTCGTGCTGGGCCGGGCGTAGTCCGTCCTCACTCGCCCCGCAACACTTCGGCCGGATTGGCCAGCGCAGTCCGGGTCACATGGTAACCGATGGTCAGCACTGTGATCAGCAGGGCCACACCCCCGGCGGCGAGGAAGATCTCCCACCCCAGCTCGATCCGGTAGGCGAAGGACTCGAGCCAGCGGCTCATGATCAGCCAGGCGGCCGGCCAGGCAATGGCATTGGCGAGGAGCACGAGGCCCACGAACTCGGCGGACAGCAGAGCGAGCACGCGGCGCACGGAAGCGCCCAGCGCCTTGCGGATGCCGATCTCCCGCGTCCTGCGCCCGACCGTGTAGGAGACCAGCGCGAAGAGGCCCATGCAGGCGAGCAGCACCCCGACCACCGCGAAGACCGCGAAAACGTTCCCTATGCGCTGTTCGGCCCGGTACAACCTGTCGATATCCTCGTCGATGAAAGAGAAGGCAAAGGGGAAATCGGGAAAATGACGCGTCCATGCCTGTTCTATGAACGCCAGCGTTGATTTCGTATCCCCGGGTTGGATCCTGACCGCGATGAGTTGTCCACGGCCGTTAAGGATCACGAGGGGTTCGATGGGCAGGTGCAATGAACGAAGGTGATAGTCCCGCACCACGCCGATGACGGTCTGCGTCATGCCGATGCCGAACTGGACCCGTTCTCCCAGGGCCTCTTCCGGGGTATCCCAACCCAGCAGGCGCATAGCGGTCTCGTTGAGCAGGATCTTGTCGGATTCGGTCTGGCTGTCCAACGGACCGCCGAACGACCTGCCCGCCAACATTTCCAAGCCCAGTGTCTCCACGTAACCCGCCGCGACGATAACGCCCTGGAGGTCGTGCTTGACCTGGTCCGGATCTTCAACGCGCCAGGCCGTTTCGGAGGTCACCCACCCGATGTTTCCCTCCAATCCGGGCAGGTAGCCCCCCTGGCTCGCGTCCACCACTCCGCTGTGCCTGAGTAGTTCGTCCTTCCAGGACTGGTATTGGTACGCCACCGCGGCGATTGAGGGAATGGCGATCACCTGCTCCTTGTCGAATCCCAGGTGCTTGTTCTGAATGTAGCTGATCTGGCCGAACAGGACGCCCGTGCCGATGATCAACGCGATGGAAATGGCGAACTGGATAACTACGAGAACCTTCCTCGTAAGCACGCTGTCCGTTCCGGTCGACCAGCCAGGCCAGACTGGCCGGCCTGACTGACCCTCCTTCAGCCCGGGAACCGCCCCGAAGGCAGAGAGCCGGATGGCCGGATAGCCTCCGGACAACAGGCCGATGAAGACCGCTGCGGCCGGCAAGGCCACCCACCAGAGCGCATGCCCCATGAACCCCGCGGATGCCGGCATGCCCGTCAGCGCGTCGAACCACGGAGATACGAGCCAAACCGCCACCAGGGCGATGAGCAGGGCCGCAAAGGCCAGCAGGACGGACTCTCCCAGGTACTGCCGGACCAGGTGCAGGCGGGACGCACCGAGGACCTTGCGCATGCCGATCTCCCGCACCCGGTGGGCGAACTGCGCGGTGGACAGGTTCACGTAGTTGATGCATACGATCACCAGGATGAAGAGCCCCATGGCCGACAGGATATAGACATAGCTGACGTCGGTGTTGACGCCGGGTTCGTTCTCGAGATGGGAATACAGGTGAATATCGGTGACCGGCTGAAGCGAAAACGCGTAACGGCCGCCGCGCACCTGGAGCTGCTCGCCCACGTGCCGGTCCACGAACCGGGGAAACTTCACCGCCAGATCCGCCGGCGAAACGCCTTCTGCCAGCATGATGTACGTGTAGAAGAAGAACGAATCTCAGTTCTCCCGGGACCAGCGACCGTACTCCTCGTACCCCGATGCCAGCGAAATGAAGAAATCGGCCTGGAAATGGGTATTCGCCGGCATGTTTTCCAAGATCCCGGTGACCGTCAGCAGCATGAAGCCGTTGTCGGCATCGATCGTCTTGCCCATCGGATCTTCGTCGCCGAAATACCTGCGGGCCGTATCCTCGCTGATGACCACAGTGTACGGCGCTTCGAGCGCGCTTTCCGGATCGCCCTGGACCAGGGGCAGCGCGAAGAAGTCGAACAGCGAGCTTTCCGCCCAGTAAACCCCTCTTTCGTAGTAAATCCGGTCTTCGTACTTCATGACCCAGGTGCCGGTCGTGGGGTGCAAACGCAGCAGGTCCTGTACTTCAGGGAAGTCGGCCTGCAGCGCGGGCCCAACGCTGCGAGGCGTCTTGGCATTGTCGTTGAACACGACCCGGTATATCCGGTCGGCCTGCTCGTGGTAGCGGTCGTAGCTCAGTTCGTGCCCGACGTACAGGAAGATCAGGCTCGCACAGGTCATGCCGACCGCCAGGCCCAGGACGTTGACCAGGGTGTAACCCTTGTTGCGACCAAGGTGCCGCAATGCTATGGTCAAGTCACTATTGAGCATGTGTCAAACGCCCAGCATCCGCATCATCACCGTATATGCGAGCACGGTGATCAGGATCACGCCCAGCAGGTTCAGCCAGAACCCGGCCCGGATCATCTGCTGGATCGTGACGTGCCCGGACCCGAATACGATGGCGTTGGGCGGGGTGGCGACCGGCAGCATGAAGGCGCAGCTGGCTGCGATGGCGGCCGGCACGATCAGCATGAAGGGGTGCAGGTCGAATACCGGCGCCAGGGCGGCCAGGATAGGGATAAACGTGGCCGTGGTGGCCGTGTTGCTGGTCAGTTCCGTGAGGAAGATCACCAGCGCGATGACGGCCATGACCAGCAGCAAAACCGGGATGCCGGACAGGATTCCCAGTTGGTGCCCGATGTATTCCCCCACGCCGTTGATACGGATCGCCGCCGCCAGGCTGAGCCCGCCTCCGAAGAGCAGCAGGATTCCCCAGGGGAGCTTCAGGGCCGTTTCCCAGTTCATCACGAACACCCGCCGTTTCACGTCCACCGGCACCACGAAGAGGACCAGGGCCGCGACCATGGCGATGACCGGATCGGACAGGCCCGCCAGTGGGTGCATGTCTCCGATCTGGACGCGCACCAGCAGCGGCCTCGCAATCCAAGACAGGGCCGCGAGCAGGAACACCACAAGGACGACCCTTTCCCCACTCGACATCACGCCCAACTCCCGGTATGCCCTTTCCGTCACTTCCCTGCTCCCCTCAATGCGCTCACCCCGCAGGGGATAGAGGACCCGGGTCAGCATCAGCCAGGCAATCGGCAGGAAGACCGCCACCAGGGGAAGCCCCACGCCCATCCAACGGACGAAGCTGATCTCCTGGCCGAGGCTGGACTGGATAAAGGAGGCGAGGAAGACGTTGGGGGGCGTACCGATGATCGTGCCGATGCCGCCGATGGACGCCGCGTAGGCGATGCCCAGGAGGAGGCACAGGGCGAAATGAGGGCGCGCCTTTGTTCCGGGTTCCACCTGCTCCACCAGGCTGATGATGCTTAGCGCGATGGGCAGCATCATGACCGCGGTGGCCGTGTTGGACACCCACATGCTGAAAAAGGCCGTCACGCCCATGAAGCACGCCACGATGCCCGCCGGATGATCGCCGGCCGCGCGCAGCGCCCTGAGGGCAAGACGTCGATGGAGCCCCCAGCGCTGCATGGCCAGGGCAATGAGAAAGCCGCCCATGAAGAGGAAGATCAACTCGTGGGCGTAAGGCGCGGCCGCCGCACGCACCGATGCCGCGCCGGTCATGGGAAGGGCGACCAGCGGCAGGAGCGCCGTGGCGTAAAGCTCCACGGCCTCTGTCATCCACCAGACCGCCATCCACGCCGCCAGGGCCATCGTGGCCCGGCCCGCGTTCGAGAATTCGACCGTCTCGCCCGCGCTGTTCGGGTACGCGTGGGGCAGCAGGCCGTAGAGCAGGAGTGCCAGCGCGGGACCGGCGATCAGGCCGATCCACTGGATGGTGGTTTTGAGTTGGAGGGATCTCACTGGTGTATCAGCCCGCCTGCCGATGGCGAATCTGGAACTAAACTCCGGTCAGACCTATGTGTCCAAACACAAGATTAAGAAGTTACTTAAGAAAAGGGCGGCCGGGGTATTCAAGGCAACAAGAATCATCGGGGATTCGATGGTTTGGATTGCTGATCTTGCGGGATTTCCGATTGATTTCCAGGTACAAGCCCGGTATATTCACCCGACTTGCATGGAGAGCATTACAGGTACGAAACCGAGACCATCCAAACATAGTGGAGGCCCCATGAAAAACCAGATCGCACACTATGAGAACAAGCTGAAATATGAGACCGATTCCTATGACCTCTGGGAATCCATCACGCTGGGCAAGGACGTCGTCGTGGTAGACGCGCGGTCCGAGGAAGCCTACGCGGAACGCCATATCCCCGGCGCCGTCAATATCCCTCACCGGACCATGGACGCAGAAACCACGGGCCATCTGGACAAAAACACTCTTTATGTGACCTATTGCGATGGGATCGGCTGCAATGCGTCGACCAAGGGCGCGCTTAACATGGCCAGGCTTGGTTTCAACGTGAAGGAACTAATGGGCGGCCTGGACTGGTGGATGAGAGACGGCTACGAGACCGAAGGCCTGCAGGCCACCGAAGGCAAAGCACTGGTCTGCGGTTGCGGTTAAAACGAGTTACTTCGTTAACTACCAGCCTGGCGGGATGACTACACCTCCCCATCCCGCTTCCCCATCCTCCGAAACAGCGCCCTTATATCGCCCAGGGCGCCCACACTGACATACACTGCCACAACCGCAAACAGTAGCAGGCAAAGCACAAAAACCACCGCCCAGAACGTGCTCCAGAATTCCATCACGACTCCTCCCTCCGAACCGGGCGAGCCGGACGCTCCGAACGGTCCGTGCGCTCAAGACCATCCGCACGGGCCAGGCGCTCCACACGGTCCGGGAACAGTATCGACCCGGCAAACATGAGGACCAGGGCCAGCGCGGTGATGGCCAGTCCGATCTCGTCGCTTTTATACATGCCCAGTCCCAGCGCCTGGTTCACGGGTCCCAGGCCCGCCAAGGCGCCGATGCCCGCGGTGAGCGCAAGGTAGGCCCCCACGGTGCTCGCCCGCTTCCAGTACAGTCCGGCCAGCAGCAGTGTGAAGGCGCCGGTGAAGTAGATGGCGCCGCTCACGGCCATGTAGTCCCACAGGTCCTGCCCCAGGTCGTACCAGAGCCCCCATACCAACAGGAACAGTCCGATCACGAGGATGAAGACGCGCGACAGCGCCAGGCGCCAACGGGTGGTGAGCCGCTCGTTCGTGGCCGGGGCCACGACGTCGTGGGTCAGCACCGACGCCCAGCAGAGCAGGTAGCTGTCGTGGGTCGACATGAAGGCGGCGAGGAGCCCCGCGCCGACGAGCCCGATGATGCCGGTTGGCAGGATCTGGGACAGGAAGAGGGGCATGGCCTGCAGCGTCACCGTGGGGTCGGCGGTGGGCGACCCGGTTTCATCGAAGAAGAACCCGCGGAACTCGGGGTTGTTGAAGAAAAACGTGAGCGCGCAAATGCCGAGGAACTGCGGGATCATGAACCGGATCAGGAAGCCGATGGAGGACCACCGGTACAGCCTGCGCACCACTTCCACGCTTTCGGCGGCGCAGGCGCGCATGACCGAGGTCTGCCACACGGCACAGGACACGAGGCCCGCCGTGAAGATCATCCACATGATGTAGGAGGGTCCGAAGCCGCTGCCCTCCAGGAAGGGGTTAAAGCCGGACTCACCGTGAACGGCCGCCACGGTTTCGACGATGGTCGGCCAGCCGAGAGCGTACACCGCCATGCCACAGGTGAGGATCATGCCGAAGGAGAGGACCACGAACTGGATATAGTCGGTTATCACCACCGAGACCATGCCGCCCATGATGGTGTAGGCGATCACCAGCGCGAGCATGACGGTCATGACCACGGCGACAGCGTTGGGATCGGTCAGGCCCGTCAGGCCCGTCACGAACAGGGCGCCCGCTTTCAGGAACAGGCCCATGTTCAGGATGCCGGCGAAGGCGAGGAGCAAGCCGCCGAAGACGCGCACGCCGCGGCTGAACCGTTTCTCGTAGAACTCGGGGATCGTCATCACGCCGAGGCGGCGCAGGGGCACCACGATGAAGCCCGTCATGCCCACGATGAAGGTCACGACGCCGGCGATGACCGCGATGTGGAAGGCCGCGAACCCGCCCGTGAACCCCTTTTGGGCCGAGTACATGACCGTCACCAGCCCGAGCTCGCTCCCGATCATGGTCGCCACGGCCAGGCGCGACTTGAGCGACCGGCCTGCCACGATGTAGTCCCCCATGTCCCGGATGTACCGGTTCATGTACAGGCCCACGCCGACGGTGGCCGCCATGTACACGGCGACGATCAGCCAGTCCAGGGTACCAAAATTCGTGGGGAGAGACGGCATGGATTGGTGGAGCCGAGTTGGGTGCTGGATTACCTGGAGGAACCGTCTTCGCAGGCGCGCGTCACGCAGGCGCGCAACGGGATCAGGCGTCTTCCTCGTCAGCGCCCGGCGAATCCTGTTTATCTGCCGCGCCTTCCGGTCCGATGTCCTCGCCCTCCCGGGCGATGTGCCTGGCAAGTACCGGCGCGAGACCGACGTAGTCCGGGGGCGTCAGGGCGAGCAGGCGAAGCTTGTCGTCGTCCGGCAGGTCCAGGTCGCGGATCAGGTCCTCCATGATCTCCTGCGTAATGACCTGTCCCCGGGTCAGCGTCTTCATCCGCTCGTAGGGGTTCTCGTGGCCGGCCTTGCGCATGACCATCTGCACCGCTTCCGCCAGCACCTCCCAGGCCCCGTCGAGGTCGGCGCTCACCGCGTCCCGGTCCACTTCCACGCGGCCCATGCCCTGGATGGCCGAATGGATCGCCAGCAGCGAGTGGCCGATGGCCACGCCGACGTTCCGCAGGGCGGAGGAGTCGCTCAGGTCGCGCTGCTGCCGCGAGATCTGCAGCTTTCCGGCCAGGTGTTCGAGCAGTGCGTTGCTGACGCCCACGTTGGCCTCGGAATTCTCGAAATCGATGGGGTTCACCTTGTGTGGCATGACCGAGGAACCCGTCTCGGTCCCCACCACCTTCTGGCGAAAGTAGCCAAGGGAAATGTACGACCACATGTCCCGGTCGAAATCGAGCAGCACGGTATTAAACCGCATCAGCCGGTGGAAGAGCTCCGCCAGGTAGTCGTGGGGCTCGATCTGTATGGTGATCGGATTGAAGGTCAGTCCAAGGCGGTCCTCGACGAAGTGCCGGGCGACGGCCTCCCACGGCACATCGGGATACACGACGATATGGGCGTTGTAGTTGCCCACCGCCCCGTTGAACTTGCCGAGGTACTCACTGTGGGCGACCTGGTCGAGCTGGCGCCGCCAGCGGGCGACGAACACGGCGAGCTCCTTGCCGACGGTGGTGGGCGTGGCGGATTGCCCGTGGGTGTGGCTGAGCATCGGGATGTCCGCCGTTTCGCCGGCGAGGTCGGCCGCGGCGGAGATCAGGTCCTGGCTTCCAGGCAGCCACTCCTGCAGGATCCCGTCCCTGAGCATGAGGGCGTAGGCAAGGTTGTTGATGTCTTCGGAAGTACAGCAGAAATGGACCGATTCGGTGACGTCCGCCACGGAGGTCCCGGCGATGGCTTCCCGTACGTAGTACTCCACCGCCTTGACGTCATGGCGGGTCTCCTGCTCGATTTCCTTGATCCGCAGCGCCTGCGCGTCGGTGAAATCAAGGACCAGCGCCCGGAGGAAAGCGGTCTCTTCCTCGGAGAAGGCGCGCACGTGTTCGATTTCGGGCCGCTCCGCCATGGTGATCAGCCACTCGATCTCCACGTGCAGCCGGTACTTGATAAGCGCCCATTCGGAGAAATAGGAGGAAAGGCCCTGCAGCCGGTCGCCGTAACGGCCGTCCAGGGGAGATAGTGATCGCAATGACATGAGTCGCCCCGAATCCCGAATCTGCCTGTTATCGCGTTCCCTTCGCGCTCCCTTCGCGCTCCCGCGATTCCAGTATACCTTCCGACCACGGGAATCGGCAAGGTTCTTTATCCCGGCGGCAGGTGATACCGTCGTTTCGTGGACCTTGATCTGCTTGATTCGGCACGCACTGCCGTCTATATTCAGCCCCACGTTTGCGACTCCGTACGTGTATACTTTGTGACACCGCGCGTGTACTCTGGCACCTCATGTACGCTGGGCTCCGCGCATGTTCCCTGGAGCGTCTGATCCGTGAACCGTCCATCCCCCTCATACGACGTCATCGTAATCGGCGTGGGCGGCATGGGCAGCGCCTCGGCCTGGCACCTTGCCCGGCGCGGCTGCCGCGTACTGGGCCTCGAACAGTTCAACATCCCCCACGACCTCGGGTCTTCCCACGGCCAGACGCGGATCATCCGCCTGGCATATTCCGAACACCCGTCCTACGTGCCGCTGCTTCGGCGTGCGTATGCGCTGTGGCGTGAAATCGAGGAAAGGACGGGCGAACAGTTGCTGCATGTCACTGGGGCCCTCGATGCGGGCCCCGCGGACGACTGGGTCTTCCAGGGTTCGAAGACGTCCTGCGAGGAGCACGGCCTTCCCCACGAGATCCTCACGGGCGCGGAAGTGAACCGGCGGTTTCCGGGCTACCGGTTGCCCGACGACATTATGGCCGTGTTTCAAACGGACGGCGGCTATCTGTTGCCCGAGCGGTGCATCGTTGCACACGTGGAGGCGGCCCAGGAGGCGGGCGCCGAGATCCATGGATGCGAACCGGTGCTGGAGTGGACGTCCGACGGGCGCGGCATCACGGTAAAGACCACAAAATCGACATACACGGCCGGGCGGCTCGTGATCACCGCGGGCGCCTGGATCGGCAAGGTGGTGAAACCCCTGGATGGGCTGGTACAGCCGGAACGCCAGGTGCTGGGCTGGTTTCAGCCGAAGCGACTGGAACTTTTCCAGCCGGACCGGTTCCCGGTGTTCAATCTCCAGGTCGCCGAGGGCCGATACTACGGGCTTCCGGTGCACGGGGTGCCGGGGTTCAAGATCGGGCGGTACCATCACCTGGACGAGCAGATCGACATGGACCGGATAGACCGGTCCGCCTATCCCCGGGACGAGGCCGTGCTCCGGTCATTCGCCGAACGCTACTTCCCCGAAGGGTCGGGCCCCACCACGAGCCTGCAGGTCTGCGCCTTCACCAACACTTCCGACGGCCACTTCATCCTGGACGCCCATCCGGA encodes the following:
- a CDS encoding ABC transporter permease, which gives rise to MLKSYITIAIRHWTRQKGYTAINVLGLAVGMVCAMLIFLYVRFELSYDRYHEKADRIYRVAVNNDARTPPPVGPALQDDFPEILGYVRLLPTTGTWLMKHEEKIYYENRVYWADNALFDIFTFPLIRGDSRTALEAPYSVVISEDTARKYFGEVDPMGKTINADNGFMMLTVTGVMENTPENTHFQADFFISLSSSSASDLRYWSWINFYTYIVMTEGHSR
- a CDS encoding cobalamin-independent methionine synthase II family protein — encoded protein: MSEPAIKTTVVGSYPIPDWLAAYPTTPNLIDAAKVILKTQELAGIDVLTDGELSRFDVGHPETNGMIEYFIRPMSGITTEVSREILADFRKREGMAFRSTPGGIVRGKIGEGALNLPAAWQSMRSLTDRTLKFTVTSPYMLAKTLLDEHYGDLRAMTMDIAEVLRRQVAEIDAPILQVDEANLTGHPEDAGWAHEPVNHVLGAVKGEKGLHLCFGNYGGQSIQAGLWNDLMGFLNNLDVDHLVLEFARRGYDELPMFRDLRADIALGVGVVDIKDNGVESPDEVARRIEHSIDVLGAERVRWVHPDCGFWMLPRSVADRKMASLVAGRDLVLGRA
- a CDS encoding FtsX-like permease family protein produces the protein MLAEGVSPADLAVKFPRFVDRHVGEQLQVRGGRYAFSLQPVTDIHLYSHLENEPGVNTDVSYVYILSAMGLFILVIVCINYVNLSTAQFAHRVREIGMRKVLGASRLHLVRQYLGESVLLAFAALLIALVAVWLVSPWFDALTGMPASAGFMGHALWWVALPAAAVFIGLLSGGYPAIRLSAFGAVPGLKEGQSGRPVWPGWSTGTDSVLTRKVLVVIQFAISIALIIGTGVLFGQISYIQNKHLGFDKEQVIAIPSIAAVAYQYQSWKDELLRHSGVVDASQGGYLPGLEGNIGWVTSETAWRVEDPDQVKHDLQGVIVAAGYVETLGLEMLAGRSFGGPLDSQTESDKILLNETAMRLLGWDTPEEALGERVQFGIGMTQTVIGVVRDYHLRSLHLPIEPLVILNGRGQLIAVRIQPGDTKSTLAFIEQAWTRHFPDFPFAFSFIDEDIDRLYRAEQRIGNVFAVFAVVGVLLACMGLFALVSYTVGRRTREIGIRKALGASVRRVLALLSAEFVGLVLLANAIAWPAAWLIMSRWLESFAYRIELGWEIFLAAGGVALLITVLTIGYHVTRTALANPAEVLRGE
- a CDS encoding ABC transporter permease, which codes for MLNSDLTIALRHLGRNKGYTLVNVLGLAVGMTCASLIFLYVGHELSYDRYHEQADRIYRVVFNDNAKTPRSVGPALQADFPEVQDLLRLHPTTGTWVMKYEDRIYYERGVYWAESSLFDFFALPLVQGDPESALEAPYTVVISEDTARRYFGDEDPMGKTIDADNGFMLLTVTGILENMPANTHFQADFFISLASGYEEYGRWSREN
- a CDS encoding SLC13 family permease; this encodes MGRRADTPVRSLQLKTTIQWIGLIAGPALALLLYGLLPHAYPNSAGETVEFSNAGRATMALAAWMAVWWMTEAVELYATALLPLVALPMTGAASVRAAAAPYAHELIFLFMGGFLIALAMQRWGLHRRLALRALRAAGDHPAGIVACFMGVTAFFSMWVSNTATAVMMLPIALSIISLVEQVEPGTKARPHFALCLLLGIAYAASIGGIGTIIGTPPNVFLASFIQSSLGQEISFVRWMGVGLPLVAVFLPIAWLMLTRVLYPLRGERIEGSREVTERAYRELGVMSSGERVVLVVFLLAALSWIARPLLVRVQIGDMHPLAGLSDPVIAMVAALVLFVVPVDVKRRVFVMNWETALKLPWGILLLFGGGLSLAAAIRINGVGEYIGHQLGILSGIPVLLLVMAVIALVIFLTELTSNTATTATFIPILAALAPVFDLHPFMLIVPAAIAASCAFMLPVATPPNAIVFGSGHVTIQQMIRAGFWLNLLGVILITVLAYTVMMRMLGV
- a CDS encoding rhodanese-like domain-containing protein yields the protein MKNQIAHYENKLKYETDSYDLWESITLGKDVVVVDARSEEAYAERHIPGAVNIPHRTMDAETTGHLDKNTLYVTYCDGIGCNASTKGALNMARLGFNVKELMGGLDWWMRDGYETEGLQATEGKALVCGCG
- a CDS encoding sodium:solute symporter family protein; protein product: MPSLPTNFGTLDWLIVAVYMAATVGVGLYMNRYIRDMGDYIVAGRSLKSRLAVATMIGSELGLVTVMYSAQKGFTGGFAAFHIAVIAGVVTFIVGMTGFIVVPLRRLGVMTIPEFYEKRFSRGVRVFGGLLLAFAGILNMGLFLKAGALFVTGLTGLTDPNAVAVVMTVMLALVIAYTIMGGMVSVVITDYIQFVVLSFGMILTCGMAVYALGWPTIVETVAAVHGESGFNPFLEGSGFGPSYIMWMIFTAGLVSCAVWQTSVMRACAAESVEVVRRLYRWSSIGFLIRFMIPQFLGICALTFFFNNPEFRGFFFDETGSPTADPTVTLQAMPLFLSQILPTGIIGLVGAGLLAAFMSTHDSYLLCWASVLTHDVVAPATNERLTTRWRLALSRVFILVIGLFLLVWGLWYDLGQDLWDYMAVSGAIYFTGAFTLLLAGLYWKRASTVGAYLALTAGIGALAGLGPVNQALGLGMYKSDEIGLAITALALVLMFAGSILFPDRVERLARADGLERTDRSERPARPVRREES
- the purB gene encoding adenylosuccinate lyase → MSLRSLSPLDGRYGDRLQGLSSYFSEWALIKYRLHVEIEWLITMAERPEIEHVRAFSEEETAFLRALVLDFTDAQALRIKEIEQETRHDVKAVEYYVREAIAGTSVADVTESVHFCCTSEDINNLAYALMLRDGILQEWLPGSQDLISAAADLAGETADIPMLSHTHGQSATPTTVGKELAVFVARWRRQLDQVAHSEYLGKFNGAVGNYNAHIVVYPDVPWEAVARHFVEDRLGLTFNPITIQIEPHDYLAELFHRLMRFNTVLLDFDRDMWSYISLGYFRQKVVGTETGSSVMPHKVNPIDFENSEANVGVSNALLEHLAGKLQISRQQRDLSDSSALRNVGVAIGHSLLAIHSAIQGMGRVEVDRDAVSADLDGAWEVLAEAVQMVMRKAGHENPYERMKTLTRGQVITQEIMEDLIRDLDLPDDDKLRLLALTPPDYVGLAPVLARHIAREGEDIGPEGAADKQDSPGADEEDA
- the solA gene encoding N-methyl-L-tryptophan oxidase; translated protein: MGSASAWHLARRGCRVLGLEQFNIPHDLGSSHGQTRIIRLAYSEHPSYVPLLRRAYALWREIEERTGEQLLHVTGALDAGPADDWVFQGSKTSCEEHGLPHEILTGAEVNRRFPGYRLPDDIMAVFQTDGGYLLPERCIVAHVEAAQEAGAEIHGCEPVLEWTSDGRGITVKTTKSTYTAGRLVITAGAWIGKVVKPLDGLVQPERQVLGWFQPKRLELFQPDRFPVFNLQVAEGRYYGLPVHGVPGFKIGRYHHLDEQIDMDRIDRSAYPRDEAVLRSFAERYFPEGSGPTTSLQVCAFTNTSDGHFILDAHPEYANVFVASPCSGHGFKFCSVIGEVMADLATTGETPHDIALHGLARFA